A stretch of DNA from Methanolinea mesophila:
GGGCGGGCTCCGACCACCCGGTGGTAGCGGCCGGGAGCGGGGAGAAGATGCGGAATATCGACCTCGGCCCCCCGCTCCACATCCTGGTGGTACCGGCCCGGCTCCACGTGGTGGAGCAGGAGTACCTGGAGGCCTTTGCGGGCCTATGACGGTCCCTTCACCCTGCGACGAGCTCAGAGCCCGGCTTTCGGGAAGCAATGCACTCCACGCACCGGAGGGGAGCATCTTCCACCGGGAAGGAGAAGAGATCCTTGGAATGGCCCGGGCATATTGCAGGGATGCCGCAACGTTTTCCCGCGATTCCGACCTGGTGAACGAGTTCGCGGCCTGCTGGTACGCGCTCGCCTGGCTTGACTGCGGGGAATGCCTGGGAATCGTATCCACCTCCGGAGCCCGCCGGGAGTGGCCGCCGGGTCCTTCGGGGATCGGACCGGAGGAAAAGGAAAAACTCGACGAAAAGACGTTTCGTTACCAGCGGCTGCTCTCCGGAGCCTGCACCGGCCTGGAACCTGCCGCCGAGCGGGAGACGGTCCCGTGCGAGGCAGCGGACCGGGTCCTGACTGTCGGGCGGGTATTCCTCGCATGGGGTGGGGAGTATATCCGGATGGGCCAAATGGACGCCGCCCTCGCGTGCTTCAGTTACGGTCACGGGTGGCTGGACTGCGGGGTCCGGACCGGGCTGTTCAGGATTACCGGCGAACGGGACCTCTTCACGGTGTGATTTTCAGGCGCTCCCGGGGCTTCCCCCGCTATTGCGGCGACCCCACACGGGATATGCCTGGATTGTCAGGACAAGCGACTTCTAGCGGGTCAAGGAACCACATCCCGTTCACTGCCTCTCCCTTGGGAGAGGAGGAGCCCGGCCCGGAGGGTGACGAGCGGAGGGGACACTCGCCTGTCCCCGGTGCGAGGAAAGGGCGAGGGAGTGGGGCATGCTCACCAGTGCTTCCTGGTTTTTTTCATGTTCATTTGATGAACTCATCGGGAGGCTGTGCCACATGCTATCGTGGTGCATAGTCGCATAAACACGAGATTAAACCTATTATGTCCGGAGTTCTACATCCTGTCAATGGATCCGGTCAGGTGCACGGTCAAGGGAGTGTATGTGGCGGTGGGAGCCGCGGGGGCATCACCCGCGGTGATCCTGAATACGGGGGAGAACAGGTTCCTCCCCATCTATATCGGGCTCTGGGAGGCAATCTCCATCAATAACGCCCTGAACAACGAACTCTCCCCGAGGCCGCTCACCCACGACCTTTTCGTGGAGTTTTTCAAAAAATTCAATATCCGGCTCCTCTCCCTGAAGATCGATTCCCTTGAGGAGGGGGTATATTATGCCACCATGCTGCTTGACCGGGACTCGGTCGAGGCGACCATGGACTGCCGGCCAAGCGACGGGATCGCGCTCTCCGTCCGGTGCGATGCCGAGATCCTCATCGACCCCGGGGTGGTGGAATCGTCCTCGGTCCCCTTCGACGAGCTTCCCCGGTTAGTCGATCTCAATTCGTATTTCTCGGGTTAATTATACGGTCTGTGGATTTCCTGAACATGCCAGGCAGAATTATTTCTTCCGGGCCGCAAGCTCGTCGAGGACTTCGTCGAACTCCACGCCGGCGCCCCGGAGCGCGACCATGAGGTGGAACTGCAGGTCCGCCGCCTCTTCGACGATCCTCGCCCTTTCCCCGTTCTTCACCGCGATGATGAACTCGGTCGCCTCTTCGCCGACCTTCTCGAGCGCCTTGTCGATCCCCTTTGCATGAGTCGCGAGGCCGGACACGTAGGACCCGGGACTTGGGTTATTGTACCGGTCGTCGATGACCGCCCATAGTTCCCCGAGCTGGTCGCACGGGCTCATTCCGCCGCCTCCGTGAGGAGTACCTCACCGATCTCCAGGTTGAAAAACCTCCTGGTGAGGAGCCGCGCCTTCTCGATATTGCAGCCGCCTTTCCCGATGGCGATCCCGAGGTCGCTCTTTCGCCTGACATACACGTTCAGGTGACCGCTCGCCGGGTCATGCTCCACCCGCTCCACCTCTGCCGGCTTGAAGATATTCGTGACGAACTCATCGCGGTCTTCGGAGTATTCCACCATCTCCACCCGCTTTCCGAGGACATTCTGGAGTCTTTTAATATTTTCTCCTTTCTTCCCGATTGCAAGCCCCATATCACCCTGTTTCACGATATAGATGACGCGTTCGAACCTGTCGTCGATGATACAATCAAGGGCGGTGGATTTGGTGAGTATACGTAATTCTTCGATATATCTTCGTTCTTTAAATCCGATACTACGATCCATTTATAAATCCTGCATAATATATTCCCGATCTCCCATTAAATGTATTGGTTTCGGCCACAGGATGTGCCGAATGGATATTATCGTTACGATTCCGGCCTGTTTCCGACTGTGGCCAAAGGATACAGAACTTTACCAGGTCATCAGATGCCGGCCCCCGACAGGTGTCACATCGGTAGCATTGGTAGGTCGATTGTTGCGTCCCGTAGCGATAGGTGTCTTTTCCGGAATATGAAACTTTTTTAGTTCCGGAACCAGGTTCCAGGATACATGCGGGGTTATTCCGGGAGGCCGGTCATGGAGGACGCTCGAGGTGGGGTGAAATCTCACGGCGTAGCCGGTCACGCTTCGTGAATAACGCGACGGCCCACTGGTGATCAAAAAAGATTAATTTATGAGATAGTTTACCGACACCGTAGCACTTACCGTGACCTGGCCCGGTTCGACGGGGGTCGGGACCGCCGCGGACATGTCCGCCGCACCCGCATTTACCGAGCGGTACATCACCGGCGGGTAATAGGATCCCACGGTGGCGTCCTGCACCCCGATGATAGTCACCCCGAGGGCTGCCGCGACTGCGTCCGCGTCGGCCCGGGTGCGTGTGACCGCCTCGGTAAGGACCTCGTTACGGAGCGATTGCTCCTTTTCGGGGCTCAGACTGAACGCGATGTTCTGCACCTGGTTCGCACCGGCTGCGATCGCGGCATCGATCACCGCACCGGTCATGCCTACATCGGTCAGCGTGACCTGCACGGTGTTGGTGACCTGGTAATACTTCACCTTCTGGCCGAAGAGGTTCGAGCTCTGGTCATACACAGGGTAGACCGAATATCCCGTGGTCTGGATGTTCTCCTTCGGGACTCCGGTCGCGAGGATGGCATCCACCACCTTGTTCATGATCTGTGCGTTCTCCTGCTGTGCGGTCATCACGTCGGCGTTCTCGGTCTGGACCCCGAGATACACGTCGGCACGGTCAGGCGTTGCAAGCACTTCTCCCGTTGCAGAGGTGGAGATGGTCTTCACATCGGGCGAGACCCCGGTCTGTGCCGTGACGGGTGCGAAGCAGAGTGCGCAGAGCACCATGATCACCGCCGCCATGAGCGTTATTTTTCGCGTTAAATAACTCATACGGCATAGTAGCACACAAATATTCAAAAACTTTTCTTAAAATGCGAAAATATTCGCAATTATCTGGAAGACCCGCCCTCCCGCTCACCCATGAAACCTCCCGGCCTGGCAAAAGTAGAATAGTCTGGAAAGACCATGAATATGTGAATTTTATGGGCAAGACCATAGTTGAGAAGATATTCTCTTCCCGTTGCGGAAGGGACGTGGAGGCAGGGGAGGTTGTCATGGCGCCGATAGATGCGGCGATGATCCATGACATCACCGGCCCCCTGGCCATCCAGAAGTTCCGTGAGATGAACGGCGGCAGGGTCTTTGACAAGAAGGGTGTCATCATCCTTTTCGACCACCAGGTCCCGGCGGATTCGATCCCTGCAGCCGAGAATCATGCATACATGCGGCAGTTTGCAAAGGAGCAGGATATTCACAACTATGATCTTCGGGAAGGGGTCTGCCACCAGGTGGTTATGGAGAAGGGTCTTGCCACCCCGGGTAAGATCGTGGTGGGTGCCGACTCCCATACCTGCATGTACGGTGCCGGAGGAGCGTTCGCGACCGGGATCGGGTCCACGGACATGGGATTTGTCCTGAAGTTCGGGGCCCTCTACTTCCGGGTGCCTCAGACGATCCTGGCCCGGGTGAAGGGCACGTTCCAGCCCCGGGTTGGGGCAAAAGACCTGATACTCTCCATCGTCCACGATATCGGGGCCGACGGGGCGACCTACCAGGCGGTGGAGTTCGCGGGCCCGACGATCCGCGACATGGACATGGCGGGCAGGATGACCTGCTGCAACATGGCCATCGAGATGGGAGGAAAGGCCGGGATTGTGGCCCCGGACGAGACGACCTGGGCGTACTTTAAGGAAAGAAGCGACGTCGCCCCGTTCCCGCTGGAAAGCGACCCGGATGCGAAGTATTCCGGGGTCCGGGACTACGACGTGAGCAGGCTTGCCCCGCAGGTGGCGGTCCCCCACAATGTCGACCAGGGAGTGGACGTGAAGGAGGTGGCCGGGACACACGTCGACCAGGTCTTCATCGGCTCCTGCACGAACGGGCGTTTCGAGGACCTCGCGGAGGCCGCAGAGGTGCTCGGGACCCACAGGTTCTCGGACGAGGTCCGGGTCCTGATCATCCCGGCATCGCGGGACGAGTACCTGAAGGCACTCAGGGCCGGGTTGATCGAGCGGTTCGTGGAAGCGGGAGCCCTCGTAGAAGCTCCCTGCTGCGGCCCCTGCATGGGGGGTGCGATCGGGCTGATCGGGCCCGGAGAGGTCTCGCTCTCCACCTCGAACAGGAACTTCAAGGGCAGGCAGGGGAGTGCGGAGGGGAAGGTATACCTCTGCTCTCCGGCTACCGCCGCGGCAAGTGCCATCTATGGCGAGATCACCGACCCGAGGGAGGTGCGGTCATGAGGGCATGGAAATTCGGGGACAACATCGATACCGATGCGATCATCCCCGGGAGGTTCCTGACCATCTACGACCCGAAGGAGCTCGCCTCCCACGCGTTCGAGGGGATCAGGCATGAATTCGCGAAGTCCGTCCGGCCGGGAGACGTGATCGTGGCCGGGCGTAACTTCGGGTGCGGCTCCTCAAGGGAGCACGCCCCTCATGCACTCTCCGGGGCCGGCGTCCGGTTCGTCATCGCCCGCACGTTCGCCCGCATATTCTACCGGAACGCCATCAATGTGGGGCTGCTCCCCCTGGTATGCGAGGACGCCGACAGGATCCGGGACGGTGCGGAGATCTCGGTCGATATCGAAAAGGGATTCGTCGAATCGGAGGGGGCGAGGTATCGCATCGAGCCCGTCCCCGACTTCCTCCAGCAGATCGTCAATGCCGGAGGGCTGGTTGACTACGCGAAGGACTTAACCGAGGTGGAGACATGTACAGGATCGCGTCGATAGGCGGGGACGGCATCGGCCCCGAGATCATCACCGAAGGAAAGAAGGTGGTGGAGGCCGCGGGGGATGCCTACGGCTTCGGGGTTGCGTGGGAGGACTTCGATATCGGCGCCGAGAGGTATCTCTCCACCGGGGACGTTCTCACCGAGGAGGACCTTTCCGAGCTGGCAAAATTCAGGGCGATCTATTTCGGTGCGATAGGCGACGACCGGGTAAAGCCGGGGATCCTGGAGAAGGGGATCCTGCTCCGGCTCCGGTTCCATTTCGACCAGTACATCAACCTGCGGCCTATCCGGCTGCTCCATGGAGTATCCACCCCTCTCGCCGGGAAAAGTCCCGATGATATCGATTTCGTGGTGGTTCGTGAGAACACCGAGGACTTCTACGTGGGTATCGGCTCCCGGTTCACGGGACACGAGAAGAAGACCCTGGACGTTTTCCGGGAGATGTACCAGGTGCGGTTCGGGCTCGACGTAGAGAGCGATGCCGAGGAGATCGCCTACCAGATCGGGGTCATCACCCGGGAAGGCGCGAGGAGGGCGATCAAATACTCCTTCGACCTGGCCGGGAAGCGGAGGAAGAAAGTGACCTCGGTGGATAAAGCCAATGTACTCTCGGAGGTCTACGGCCTGTGGAGGGATGTATTTACAGGAGTTGCGTCGGAATATCCCGGGATCCAGACCGAGTTCAATTTCGTCGATGCCGTTACCATGTGGTTCGTAAAGAACCCGGAGTGGTTCGACGTGGTGGTCACCCCGAACATGTTCGGGGATATCATCACCGACCTCGGGGCCATGATCCAGGGGGGTATGGGGCTCGCCCCCGGCGGGAACATCAACCCGTCCGGGACCTCCATGTTCGAACCTATCCACGGTTCTGCCCCGAAATACAAGGGAATGGGAGTGGCGAACCCCTTCGCCACCATATGGGCCGGCGCCATGATGCTCGAGCACATCGGGGAACCGGCAGCGGGGGCAGCGATCGTATCGGCCATAGAGCGGGCCATCGCGGAGAAGAAGGTCACCCGCGACATGGGCGGGTCGCTCTCCACCTCGGAGGTCGGGGATTTCGTAGCCTCGGCAGTGAAAAAATAATTTTTTTGCTCTGGTGAAATCCTTCTCCCAACGCGCTCAGGGGAAATGCGAGGGTGACTATGGTTTCGATCTTATGAGATGCCCTGAAACCGTCATTCTCCACGGGGCAGGGGTCGACAGACCCCGGGCACCCGTGGCCCCATCACCATCCCACGTCCATCCGATCAGGCTATCAACAGAGCCGGAATTTTATTTTTGTTATTGAGAAGGCAGGGATGCCATGAGGGCATAGAAAAATTCCGGTTTCCTTAACGTAAAGAGCCCGTACCATGCGTCGAGGGTTGCGGGATTCATGACATCCAGTTTCCTGAATATGCTGTAGGCAAATTCAACCGGTGCAAGCCCGCTTCCCGTGATAAGGTTCCCGTCTGTCACTGCAGGCTCTGTCCGGTAAAATTGCGCTCCTTTGTATCCGGGGCAGAACATTTTGAGCGCTCCGGGATCATTGCTGGTGTGGGGCCGGTTGTCAAGCAGCCCGGCATTGGCCAGGCCGAGGGTAGCCCCGCAGATTGCTGCAACAACCATCTCCTGCTCCAGGAGCGTGGCTACCTTACTGATAATCGGCGCATGGGCGGGATCAAGCCAGGTGTCTGCGCCGGGCAGGATCAGGAGATCTCCTTTTTTTGCCCTGATATTCTCAATGGTGATATCCGGTGTCAACTTCAGTCCGCCCATCGTCGTTATCGTATCCAGGGATTTTCCGCACAGGACAACATCGTACTTCAGCGACGGGTCTTTGAGATACCTTCCGGAATGGAGTTCGCCAAGGGCATGGCCGGTTTCCCAGTCGGAAAGCGTATCAAGGATATAGAGATAGAGTATCGGCATTTGGCATCACTTTCGCCATCAACACTTGGCAAGGCGGGATATCAATTTTACTTCCTTAAATTACCGGCAATTTAAAAAAAAGTGCGCGGTTGAAATCCGAAATTAAAAAGGGGGATTTTTTTCTTCTGTCCCCACCGCTTCACACGGTCTAATTGTACGAAGTACCTGATTTATGCGGCCATCTCTCCCCCGGCCCGCCTGACCTGGTAGCGGGGGGAGAAGAGCCCGGAGTATTCGGTGATGGTGTGATCGCGGGGGATGTTCTGGCTCGCCCGGGGCGGGAGCTCCGCGATCGGCGCGAACCGTTCGTCGCGGCTGAGCACGGCCCGGAGCGAATCGAGCGAGAGGGTGAACCGGTCCCCGTTCACCAGCTCGATGTTCAGCGCCCGGCCGGACCTGGAGATACTCGCATTCCCTGCAGTCCCGTCGAGATACTGCATCCAGTTCTGCCTGATTCGCTCGACACTCGCAGAAAATCCGCCCGAAAGGAGATCGTGCAGCCCGGCGAGACGCATCCCCAGGGTCGCGCCATGGATCCGGAGCTCCACGATCTCACGGGGGATACCCTCTTCATCGAGGACCGTCAGGCCGTTTCGCTGCAGATATCCTGCTCGTTTCATTTCCACCGTCTCCTTGTGACAATCCAACATCTGGCGGAAAATGCATATAAAGGCTCGATATGCGCAGGGTGAAAGTGAAAAGAAGGTCCGACCGGTCGGAGAGTAACGCCTATACCCGTTTCTTTTCGTCGATACAGGCATTAATGGCGTCTTCCATGAAGGACAGCGCCCCTTCGGTCCCCGCAAGGGGAGTGGCCCTGAGCCTGACCCTGCCCCGGAGCGGAGGGGTTATCCCTACGAACGGGGTGCCCGGCATGAGCGACTGTTCGAACGAAGACCCTGCGATAAGGTCGGGAGGGTCCGCCCGGAGGATCTCCTCCTCGACCCCCAGATCCAGGACCTGCCGGATCCCGCGGTCACCGGTGGTTGAACCGGGCGGACTTCCTGGCGGCGTTCCGGGAGGTTTCCCGGTCTGAGTCAATGCCCCGTTTCCAGGCGGGTTCCGGGAGAAGATCCCGGTGATCCCGGCGTCGAGGTACGTTGAGAGCATATCCGCGGCGAATCCCGCATAGCCCGCCTGGGCAAATATCGCGACGGAGGGAGGGTCGTACCGGCGGAGGTACTTGTCGCACGCCCGGACCACCCGTTCCTCGGCCTCCCGGAGTTCTTCCTCGAGGACACCGGTATCGGCGTCAGGGAACCGGAGGGAGAGCCCGGGAAGGCTCCCCCGTATCGCGGGGAACCCAAGCATCGACCCGATCTCCTCGCCGAACCGTCCGGCGATGTCGGGATTCGCGGAGAGCGTTGCCGGGGGAAGGCGGGAGAGGGAGGAGAACCTGTCCCGGCAGAGCACCGCTCCCACCCGGATCCCTGCGAGGGAACAGAGCCTCCTGATCTCAAGTTCATTCCCCCTTCCGAAAGGATCCGCGGCGCTGATCCCTGCGAGGGTTACCCCGGAGTGCTCCGGGTCGCTCCGGAGGGGCAGTGCCTCGAGTGCCGCGGAGAAGCCCTGTTCGAACTCCCCCATGAACCCCGGGCTGTCCACCACCAGGATATCGTCCCTCCCGGTGATGCGGTGGATATCGTCTCCGGTCAGGGCGGTCGCGCAGGTGGTCACCACCGCGAGCCGGTCGAACCGGGGAAGCAGCCGCTCCACCGTTTCCCTGACCCGTTCCTCGGCCCCGAAGACTACGTCCTCCTCCACGAGAAAGGTGGAGGAGAGGTCGGTCCGGAGCACGGTCGCCGGGTAGAAGTAACACCCGCTCGACCCGTGGATGATCACCCCGAGCCCCGAGAACCCGGAGAGGCACGCGACCGCACCCGCCATAGCGCAGGGCCAGAGCGGGTTCTCCCCTTCATGCACGGGTCCTCGCCCTCCACCGGTGGAGCACCCGTCGGACCCCGGAAGTGCCCGCAGGGAACGGGGACGGGAGGGGGAGGGAGGCTCCCCGCTCGTCGACCGAGAGGTCGAACAGTTCCGCGAGCTCGCGGACGGCCTCCTGCTCTCCGGGATCCGTCACTCCCTCGAGCCTCACCGACCTGCCTCTGATGTCCCCGAACTCCTCGACGAGAGCCCGCTGGCGTCTTTTTTCCTTCTCCAACGCCGGGTCTGCCGTTTTCCCCTCTGACTCCGCAACCTGACTTAAAAAGACGAGCGTCCCTTCGAGACCAAGGGGAAATGAAGAGATAAACGGGGTCCCGAACCGGACCTCAAGGGCCTCCCCGACGGGGGTGAGCCCCGTCTCCCGGAGGATGTTTAATGACCCCCTCCCGAGGAGCCCGACCTCCCGGGAATCGATCTCCCGGACGAACCGGAGCCGGACCTCCACCCCGAGGAGCGAGAGCAGCCTGACAATCTCGGCATAGTTCTGGTCCACCTCGTACTCCAGGTTCTTCTCCCCCACAAGGGTGATTCCCCCGGGTCCTTCCCGGGCCGGCCGGCCATGGTCTTCCATGGTCGCGAGGGCGATCAGGGCATTCCTCTCCCCGTCGTGGAACCCCCCGCCGAGGAACCCGGAGGTGGGGATGTGGACCACCGGGACGGGCCGGTCCTCCCTGCAGACCATGGCGGTGTCGTCCCCGATGGTATCGGCGACACAGCTGGTGAGCACGAAGATGCACGCCGGGTCCATCTGCACGGCCCGGTGAAGCGCCCGCTCGAGGGCTTCTTCCCCCCCGAAGACCACGTCCTTCTCGGTGACCATGGACGAGAGAATCCGGGGCGGAGGTCTTCCCCGGTCCACGGCGACCGTATGGAAGAGCGAAAAATTGTGGTGGGCGCAGCCCCGGGGCCCGTGAATTATGCTGACCGCGTCACGGACCGCCGTGGTGATCGAGAGGGCCCCGGTGAGGGTGCATCCTTCAGATCGCGATGAACTCATATGCGAGGGATTCCAGTTCCTCGATCTCGAGCGGCTCGGGGACGTCGAGCCGGGTGTTCTCCAGGACTTTTCCTGCAAGGTCCCGGTAGGCGCCCGCCTGCGAGGATTCGGGGGCGTATTCGATCACGGTCATCTTGTTCAGTTCCGCGAGCTGGACCACCGGGTCCCGGGGGATGAACTGTACCATGGTGCTCCCGATCTGCTCGGCGAAGCGGGCCACGAGCTCGTCCTCCCGGGGAAGGTTCTTCGCGTTGCAGATCACGCCCGCGAGGCGCGTCTTGCTCTTCGCACGCGACGAGAGCCGTTTTATGGCCTTGCAGATGTTGTTCGCCGCGTAGAGGGACATCAGCTCCCCCGAAGTGACCAGGTAGACCTCCTCGGCATAGCCCTCCCGCATGGGCATGGCGAATCCCCCGCACACCACGTCCCCGAGCACGTCGTACACCACCACGTCCCCGTGGAGCGCCCCGAGCCGCTCCAGGATCTGGAACGTGGCGATGATCCCCCTCCCGGCACACCCGACGCCGGGTTCGGGCCCGCCCGCTTCCACGCAACGGACGCCCCGGTAGCCCTCGAAGACCACGTCGTCCAGGGTGAGGGAGCGGTCGCCCCGTTCCCTGACCAGGTCCATCACGGTAGGGATCAGCCGGCCCCTCATCAGCATCCGGGTGCTGTCACGTTTCGGGTCGCACCCGATCTGCAGGATATCCAGGCCCCGGTCCGAGAGCGCGGCTGAAAGATTTGCAGATGTCGTCGATTTTCCAATCCCTCCCTTCCCGTAGAGGGCTATCTGCTTCATTGGGTACTACTTGGCGTCGTTCGTTTATTAGATATTCTGATGTTAAAAAAAGTACACTTGCGTTAGCCTGATTTTGACCCGATTTTCAGTCCGTACCACGGAACAGGGCCATCAGCATCACGATCACGGGGATCACTTCCAGCCGGCCGATCCACATCACGATGATAAAGACCCATTTCGAGACGAACGGCATGGTGGGGGAGACGTATCCGGCAGAGAGCCCGCACGAGGAGAAGGCCGAGACGATATCGAAGACCAGTCCGGTCACCCCGATGGAGATCAGGTGGAACTGGAGGATGATCAGGGTCGCCACGACGACCGTCAGCACCGCGAGGATGATGACCAGCATGTTCTTCGCGAGTTCGGGTTCCGCGACCTTGTTGGAGATGGTGTGCCCCCCGAACTTGAACGGCACGAGCACCTTCCCCCGGACGAACGCCCGACGGAACCACCAGATGATTCCCCGGTATCCGAGCGCGATGCGGGAGAGTTTCACCCCGCCGGCGGTACTGCCCGACGACCCGCCGATGAAGACCAGCATGGTGAGGAAGATCACCGTGACGCTCGCGTAGAGATGGATGTTCCCGTTCTGGAACCCGGTGGTGCTCACCGCGGCAGTGGTCATGAACAACCCCTGGCGGATCGCCTCGGAGACCGTGTAGTGCTCCAGGAAATAGAGGTCGCCGATCACGATCAGGGCCCCGAAGATGATGAAGGTGAGAAGGAGTTTCACCTGTTCGTCCGAGAAGAGGGAGATCTTCCGCTTGCGGTACATGGTGTACCAGATGAGGAACGGGGTTGAGCCTATCACCATCACCGGAATTAAGAGCGCCTCGAGAAGGGCGCTGTGGTAGTAGAGGATCCCGCCGGGGTGGGGGATGAACCCCCCGGTGGAGATCCCGGAAAGCCCCAGGTTGATCGCGTCCCACAGCGGGATCCTCGCCATGAGGACCAGGCCGATGGCGAGCAGGGTAAGAACGATGTAACTCGCCCAGATCTGCCTCCCGGTGGAGATCACGTTGGGGAGGATACGCTCGCTCCGGGAGTCCGACCGGAAATACGAGGGCTGGAAGAGTGCGGAGCGGTTCGCCACGGTGATAGTGAGCGCGATCACCCCGAACCCCCCGATCCACTGCATGTACACCCGCCAGAATGCGAGGCTCCGGGGGAGGTCCTGGGGAGCGGAGAGAAGGGTGAACCCGGTCCCGGTCCACCCTGCCATCGCCTCGAAGAACGCGTCGGTGAAGGTCATCCCGCTATACAGGATGAACGGGATGCAGCTGACGAGGGCGAAGGCGAGCCAGACAAGGGCAACCGAGCTATAGGCAGATGAGAGACGGATCTCCCTTCCCAGACGGGGGATATGGTTGAGCAGGATGCCGAGGACAAAGAAGAGGGCGGGGACGGTGGCCATCGGCAGGATCATCTGCCACTCCTGGAATATCAGGGCTACCGCGAGGGGTACCAGGGTGAGGGGGGAGACGAAGAGCAGCATGCCGCCCAGCTCTCCGAAAACCGTGGAAAAATACTGGATCCTGCCCATCTGTACACAGATGGAGGGATATCCACAAAATGCTTTTCGAAGCGGGGAGCCGGGATCCCCCCTCCTTCAGGGATGAATCTTACCGGAGGGAGCGATTTTTTCTTTCGGTGCCGGACAGCCCGACCCGCGTGGATCAGGACAAAGGCATTCGCCCGGGGAGTTCCCGGATGATCCGTACCGGCCAGCCCGATCCTCGTGGATCAGGACGAGTCATTCACCTGGGTAGTTCCCGGATGATCCATCCGGGAAGCGTAAGGGATTCCTTCGATCCTCCGGCCGGCCGGAGCGGAAAGGGCAGCCGCGGCATCGTCATTTTCGGTTTTTCAGTTCTCTTTTCATCCGGGCGAGCGTCTTCTCGAGGACCTCCTCGCTCATCCCGGGGTCCCTGAAACGGGTGAATCGTTCGCAAACCAGATCGGGACATTTCCCGCAGTGCGAAAGCCCGCGAAGGTTGACGCAGCAGTCATAGACCGGACACAGGTCCGCCCCGACATACGCCGTCCAGAACGGTTTTCCGCGGGTCTTTTCACACCCGGCACATTCGCGTCCCAGATGCTCGCAATCGCTGCACGAGTACCCGCAGACCATCTCGATCTGTTCACTCATCACCGGATCGTCTTCAGGTTGACCACTTAAATACTCCCCCTGCATTGTGAAAGTCCTGAACTCAACCCGGGGAGCTGTCGGGGAGCTAATCTTCTCCGCAGGAGACCCGGAACGGGCGATCCGGGTCCCGGATCTCCAGCCAGCGGGATATGATCCGGATCGCGAGGATAATGCGGATGCACGCGGTGGCGTTCACCGTATCGTCGGGATGGACGAGGCCTGGGGGATACACGCCGGTCTGCCGTGCGACGCAGCCTTCGAGGCCGGAGATCACCTCCTTTCCCGGTTCGCCATCGAAGGTGAGGGTGGCCACCTTCCTCCCGAACAGTTCCCTCTTCCGGTACTCGAAGAGGAAGTTCCCGTCCGGGAGGGAGAAGAGCCTGCCGAGGTCGATCCGAAGATCCGCATCGTCGCCGGCGAGCTCGTTCCGGGCGAGGGAGAGCGAGACCCGGTACACGTCCCGAAGCCAGCCGAGGTCCCGCCCGAACCGGGAGAACCCGATCTCCACCAGCGCATCGGCGTACGACTTCTGGGGGGCGATGAAG
This window harbors:
- a CDS encoding nitrogenase component 1; the protein is MSSSRSEGCTLTGALSITTAVRDAVSIIHGPRGCAHHNFSLFHTVAVDRGRPPPRILSSMVTEKDVVFGGEEALERALHRAVQMDPACIFVLTSCVADTIGDDTAMVCREDRPVPVVHIPTSGFLGGGFHDGERNALIALATMEDHGRPAREGPGGITLVGEKNLEYEVDQNYAEIVRLLSLLGVEVRLRFVREIDSREVGLLGRGSLNILRETGLTPVGEALEVRFGTPFISSFPLGLEGTLVFLSQVAESEGKTADPALEKEKRRQRALVEEFGDIRGRSVRLEGVTDPGEQEAVRELAELFDLSVDERGASLPLPSPFPAGTSGVRRVLHRWRARTRA
- a CDS encoding nitrogenase component 1; translation: MHEGENPLWPCAMAGAVACLSGFSGLGVIIHGSSGCYFYPATVLRTDLSSTFLVEEDVVFGAEERVRETVERLLPRFDRLAVVTTCATALTGDDIHRITGRDDILVVDSPGFMGEFEQGFSAALEALPLRSDPEHSGVTLAGISAADPFGRGNELEIRRLCSLAGIRVGAVLCRDRFSSLSRLPPATLSANPDIAGRFGEEIGSMLGFPAIRGSLPGLSLRFPDADTGVLEEELREAEERVVRACDKYLRRYDPPSVAIFAQAGYAGFAADMLSTYLDAGITGIFSRNPPGNGALTQTGKPPGTPPGSPPGSTTGDRGIRQVLDLGVEEEILRADPPDLIAGSSFEQSLMPGTPFVGITPPLRGRVRLRATPLAGTEGALSFMEDAINACIDEKKRV
- a CDS encoding TrkH family potassium uptake protein, which gives rise to MGRIQYFSTVFGELGGMLLFVSPLTLVPLAVALIFQEWQMILPMATVPALFFVLGILLNHIPRLGREIRLSSAYSSVALVWLAFALVSCIPFILYSGMTFTDAFFEAMAGWTGTGFTLLSAPQDLPRSLAFWRVYMQWIGGFGVIALTITVANRSALFQPSYFRSDSRSERILPNVISTGRQIWASYIVLTLLAIGLVLMARIPLWDAINLGLSGISTGGFIPHPGGILYYHSALLEALLIPVMVIGSTPFLIWYTMYRKRKISLFSDEQVKLLLTFIIFGALIVIGDLYFLEHYTVSEAIRQGLFMTTAAVSTTGFQNGNIHLYASVTVIFLTMLVFIGGSSGSTAGGVKLSRIALGYRGIIWWFRRAFVRGKVLVPFKFGGHTISNKVAEPELAKNMLVIILAVLTVVVATLIILQFHLISIGVTGLVFDIVSAFSSCGLSAGYVSPTMPFVSKWVFIIVMWIGRLEVIPVIVMLMALFRGTD
- the cfbC gene encoding Ni-sirohydrochlorin a,c-diamide reductive cyclase ATP-dependent reductase subunit → MKQIALYGKGGIGKSTTSANLSAALSDRGLDILQIGCDPKRDSTRMLMRGRLIPTVMDLVRERGDRSLTLDDVVFEGYRGVRCVEAGGPEPGVGCAGRGIIATFQILERLGALHGDVVVYDVLGDVVCGGFAMPMREGYAEEVYLVTSGELMSLYAANNICKAIKRLSSRAKSKTRLAGVICNAKNLPREDELVARFAEQIGSTMVQFIPRDPVVQLAELNKMTVIEYAPESSQAGAYRDLAGKVLENTRLDVPEPLEIEELESLAYEFIAI
- a CDS encoding DUF3795 domain-containing protein, with the translated sequence MSEQIEMVCGYSCSDCEHLGRECAGCEKTRGKPFWTAYVGADLCPVYDCCVNLRGLSHCGKCPDLVCERFTRFRDPGMSEEVLEKTLARMKRELKNRK
- a CDS encoding type 1 glutamine amidotransferase family protein, whose protein sequence is MPILYLYILDTLSDWETGHALGELHSGRYLKDPSLKYDVVLCGKSLDTITTMGGLKLTPDITIENIRAKKGDLLILPGADTWLDPAHAPIISKVATLLEQEMVVAAICGATLGLANAGLLDNRPHTSNDPGALKMFCPGYKGAQFYRTEPAVTDGNLITGSGLAPVEFAYSIFRKLDVMNPATLDAWYGLFTLRKPEFFYALMASLPSQ